One genomic segment of Culturomica massiliensis includes these proteins:
- the nadA gene encoding quinolinate synthase NadA, whose amino-acid sequence MTHNEIIDKIGQLKKEKNAVILAHYYTRPEVQDIADYLGDSLGLSQEAGKTSADIIVFCGVHFMAETASIISPGKTVLIPAQHAGCSLAESLTGYELREWKKANPDGIVVSYVNTTAEVKAWTDICCTSANALKVVESLPQDKKILFVPDKNLGAWIQKKTGRQMELWSGDCCVHEKITTEMILAKSQEYPEADILIHPESNCSHDDRILNLPQAYMYSTAGMIRHAAASPKKQFIIATEIETIHKLQKDNPDKEFIPIHPKTICGQMKKVTLENVLEALEKEQYVVKVPEDIRQRAWLPIERMLKIH is encoded by the coding sequence ATGACACACAATGAGATCATCGACAAGATCGGGCAATTGAAAAAAGAAAAGAATGCCGTTATCCTGGCACATTATTATACCCGTCCCGAAGTTCAGGACATTGCCGACTACCTGGGCGACTCCCTGGGATTATCACAGGAAGCCGGAAAAACATCGGCAGATATCATCGTCTTTTGCGGAGTACACTTCATGGCAGAAACAGCCTCGATCATCTCCCCCGGAAAGACGGTACTGATTCCGGCACAACATGCCGGCTGTTCACTGGCAGAAAGTCTGACGGGATATGAGCTGCGGGAATGGAAAAAAGCCAATCCGGACGGTATTGTCGTCAGCTATGTCAATACAACGGCTGAAGTAAAAGCCTGGACCGATATATGCTGTACCTCTGCCAATGCCTTAAAGGTAGTTGAAAGTCTGCCGCAGGACAAAAAGATTTTATTCGTACCGGATAAAAATCTCGGGGCCTGGATTCAGAAAAAGACAGGACGCCAAATGGAACTATGGAGCGGCGACTGTTGTGTACATGAAAAAATCACCACAGAAATGATACTGGCCAAAAGTCAGGAATATCCGGAAGCCGATATTCTGATTCATCCCGAATCCAATTGTTCACACGACGACCGTATCCTCAATCTTCCGCAAGCCTATATGTATTCTACGGCAGGAATGATCCGGCATGCAGCCGCTTCTCCGAAGAAACAATTTATCATTGCCACAGAAATAGAAACCATTCACAAATTACAGAAAGACAATCCGGACAAGGAATTTATTCCGATTCATCCGAAAACCATCTGTGGACAGATGAAAAAAGTAACTCTGGAAAATGTCCTGGAAGCGCTCGAAAAAGAACAATATGTGGTAAAAGTTCCGGAAGATATCCGCCAAAGGGCTTGGTTACCCATTGAAAGAATGTTGAAAATACATTGA
- the pheT gene encoding phenylalanine--tRNA ligase subunit beta gives MKISLNWLKEYLKIDLDVEEICQILTSIGLEVAGYEQIESIKGGLKGLVIGEVKTCEAHPDSDHLHITTVDLGDGRLTPIVCGAPNVAAGQKVVVATIGTVLYDGDKEFVIKKSKIRGQESEGMICAEDEIGIGHDHKGIIVLPQSAETGMPAAEYYGITSDYAIEIDITPNRVDGASHLGVARDLAAYLKQSRDIDYSLPSVEAFAPDSNTAGLTIEVLRPEACPRYAGVCIEGVEVKESPEWLRTRLKAIGLNPINNIVDITNFILFELGQPLHSFDKDKVKGNKVVIRSFPTGTPFVTLDGIERKLDENDLMVCNAEEPMCIAGVFGGLESGITEQTTNVFLESACFDPVFVRKTARRHGINTDASFRFERGTDPNLVIYALKRAALLIKELAGGKITSDIIDIYPNPVQDFEVEVKYAHIDRLIGKQIGKENIKKILKSLEIKIVREDDEKLMLLIPPYRVDVRREADVIEDILRIYGFNNIEVPAKVNSTLSYSEKPDDYRLKNVIGDLLAANGFNEIMNNSLTKAAYFEGLETYKPENTVMLFNPLSSDLNAMRQSLLFGGLETIAYNINRKSHNLRLFEFGKVYTFHKKEGDNHLKQYQEENRLALFISGHKNTASWNSREVPSDFFTLKAYGEMVLSRLGLQSDYLTTEENNQDIFREGLDYSQNGKHLLSIGVVSSKLLKAFDIGQDVYYADFSWENILKTLKNHTITFRPLPKFPAVKRDLALLLDKKISFKEVKEIALRTEKHLLKNVSLFDVYEGEKLGADKKSYAVSFTLQDDEKTLTDKQIDKIMNKLIGTYKHLLQAEIR, from the coding sequence ATGAAAATTTCTTTAAACTGGCTGAAAGAATACCTGAAAATCGACTTGGATGTTGAAGAAATCTGCCAAATACTGACAAGTATAGGACTGGAAGTAGCCGGATATGAACAAATAGAATCCATAAAAGGCGGACTGAAAGGTTTGGTTATCGGTGAAGTAAAAACCTGTGAAGCCCACCCCGACTCCGACCATTTGCATATTACAACCGTAGATTTAGGCGACGGTCGGCTGACTCCGATCGTATGCGGAGCTCCGAATGTTGCTGCCGGACAGAAAGTAGTCGTTGCAACAATCGGAACGGTACTGTATGATGGTGATAAAGAATTTGTCATCAAAAAATCCAAAATCAGGGGACAGGAATCCGAAGGCATGATCTGTGCCGAAGATGAAATCGGAATCGGCCATGATCATAAGGGCATCATCGTACTGCCTCAATCGGCCGAAACAGGTATGCCCGCTGCCGAATACTACGGTATAACCTCCGACTACGCCATCGAAATAGATATTACCCCGAACAGGGTCGACGGAGCTTCCCACCTGGGTGTTGCCCGTGACCTGGCAGCTTATCTGAAACAGAGCCGGGACATCGATTACAGCCTGCCTTCAGTGGAAGCTTTTGCTCCCGACAGCAACACTGCCGGTCTTACGATAGAAGTATTAAGGCCGGAAGCCTGTCCGAGATATGCCGGAGTATGTATAGAAGGTGTGGAGGTTAAAGAATCACCGGAATGGTTGCGCACCCGACTCAAAGCCATCGGCCTCAATCCGATCAACAACATCGTAGACATTACAAATTTTATCCTCTTCGAACTGGGCCAACCGCTCCACTCCTTCGATAAGGACAAGGTAAAAGGTAATAAGGTTGTTATACGCAGTTTCCCGACCGGCACTCCGTTTGTCACATTGGACGGCATAGAACGCAAACTGGATGAAAACGATCTGATGGTATGCAATGCCGAAGAACCGATGTGTATAGCAGGTGTATTCGGCGGACTTGAAAGCGGCATTACAGAACAGACAACCAACGTCTTTTTGGAAAGTGCCTGCTTCGATCCCGTTTTCGTCCGCAAAACCGCTCGCCGGCACGGAATCAACACCGATGCGTCTTTTCGCTTTGAAAGAGGTACCGACCCCAATCTGGTCATCTATGCACTGAAAAGGGCAGCTCTGCTGATCAAGGAATTGGCCGGAGGTAAAATTACTTCGGACATCATCGACATTTATCCCAATCCGGTACAGGATTTTGAAGTGGAAGTTAAATATGCCCACATCGACCGGTTAATCGGAAAACAAATCGGCAAAGAAAACATCAAAAAAATACTGAAATCCCTTGAAATAAAAATAGTACGGGAAGACGACGAAAAATTAATGCTGCTTATCCCTCCCTATCGGGTAGACGTACGCCGGGAAGCGGATGTCATTGAAGACATTCTTCGTATCTACGGTTTCAACAATATCGAAGTGCCGGCCAAAGTAAATTCGACCTTGAGCTATTCGGAAAAGCCGGATGATTATCGCCTTAAAAATGTAATCGGAGATCTACTGGCAGCAAACGGTTTTAATGAAATCATGAATAACTCGCTGACCAAGGCCGCCTATTTCGAAGGCTTAGAAACATATAAACCCGAAAATACGGTCATGTTATTCAACCCGCTCAGCTCCGATCTGAACGCTATGCGGCAAAGCCTGTTGTTCGGGGGCTTAGAAACCATCGCATATAACATCAACCGGAAAAGTCATAACTTGCGCTTATTCGAATTCGGAAAAGTGTATACCTTCCATAAAAAAGAAGGAGACAACCATTTAAAGCAATATCAGGAAGAAAACCGGCTCGCCTTGTTTATTTCCGGCCATAAGAATACCGCCTCCTGGAATAGCAGGGAGGTACCTTCGGACTTCTTTACCCTGAAAGCATACGGTGAAATGGTATTATCACGTTTGGGACTTCAATCCGATTATCTGACGACGGAAGAAAACAATCAGGATATTTTCCGGGAAGGTCTGGATTATTCACAAAACGGCAAACACTTATTGTCGATAGGAGTTGTCAGCTCCAAATTACTGAAAGCGTTCGATATCGGCCAGGACGTATATTATGCCGATTTCTCCTGGGAAAATATATTGAAAACATTGAAAAACCATACGATCACCTTCCGGCCGTTACCCAAATTCCCGGCTGTAAAACGTGACCTGGCATTGCTACTGGACAAAAAAATCTCATTCAAAGAAGTGAAAGAGATCGCTTTACGTACGGAAAAACATTTATTGAAAAATGTAAGCTTATTCGATGTCTATGAAGGTGAAAAACTGGGTGCAGACAAAAAATCCTATGCAGTCAGCTTTACCCTGCAGGATGATGAAAAAACACTCACAGACAAGCAGATCGATAAGATCATGAATAAACTGATCGGCACATATAAACATCTGCTTCAGGCAGAAATTCGCTAA
- a CDS encoding patatin-like phospholipase family protein, whose translation METNNEYNRKKYKLGLALSGGGARGFAHFGVIKAMQEYGIRPDIISGTSAGALAGAMIAAGKTPDECIEFFTHKKVLNFARFTMSKIGLMSMNGMENGLRKFLKAKTFEDLQTPLVVTATDISNAKSVHFNSGELIPRILASCSVPIVFIPIEIDGVIYVDGGIFMNLPVRPIRDLCEKVIAVEINSNESRQKVGNMIHMAVRSFHLGLAANTHIDKKLADIFIAPDDMIRYSMFDLSHIREIYEQGYSTAREILKDFQKVTTPAVAIAN comes from the coding sequence ATGGAGACAAACAACGAATATAACCGCAAAAAATACAAATTGGGATTAGCATTAAGCGGAGGTGGGGCCCGGGGATTTGCACATTTCGGGGTAATCAAAGCCATGCAGGAATACGGAATCCGTCCGGATATCATTTCCGGTACCAGTGCCGGTGCACTAGCCGGTGCCATGATTGCTGCAGGCAAAACCCCTGACGAATGCATCGAATTTTTTACTCATAAAAAAGTCTTGAATTTTGCCCGGTTTACCATGTCAAAAATAGGATTGATGTCCATGAACGGCATGGAAAACGGCTTACGTAAATTCTTAAAGGCAAAAACCTTCGAAGACTTGCAAACACCGTTAGTAGTTACAGCAACCGATATCAGTAATGCCAAATCCGTACACTTCAACAGCGGAGAATTGATTCCCCGCATCCTGGCCTCCTGCTCCGTTCCCATTGTTTTCATTCCGATAGAAATCGACGGAGTTATTTATGTTGACGGCGGTATATTTATGAACTTACCGGTCAGACCGATTCGGGACTTATGTGAAAAAGTAATTGCCGTTGAGATTAATTCAAACGAAAGCCGGCAAAAAGTAGGTAATATGATACACATGGCCGTCCGTTCTTTCCATTTAGGACTGGCAGCCAACACCCATATCGACAAAAAATTGGCAGATATTTTTATAGCCCCCGACGATATGATCAGATACAGCATGTTTGATTTGAGCCATATCCGGGAAATATACGAACAAGGCTATTCGACGGCCCGGGAAATTCTGAAAGACTTTCAGAAAGTCACGACCCCTGCGGTAGCTATTGCCAATTAA
- a CDS encoding DHH family phosphoesterase, with the protein METIDIEIGRLRERLQGQELKTVIIPHISADGDAVGACSAFSEALLKAGFDCHILTCDYFPEYLVWLKNIKRAISYQNKPEECARLIGDADLIFMLDHNTTKREGDLEGLVKAAKAEKVIIDHHPGPEAVDYVISDVRVSSTCELLYKVITEIWGVDVIDTDVANALYTGINTDTGGLSHNSSRPQTYRVIADLLERGLDKESVHHYLYQMNKLSRLRLIGNALLNKLTVHPDYPVALIPITLEELNTYNYQDGDLEGLVNIPLSVENIYVSVQITQRKERVKLSFRSKGAIPVNEWAKAHFNGGGHLNAAGGQMDLPLDEVVKRVNETAAWFFETFVGA; encoded by the coding sequence ATGGAAACGATAGATATAGAGATAGGAAGATTGCGGGAGCGCTTACAGGGACAGGAGTTGAAGACGGTGATTATTCCGCATATTTCAGCTGACGGGGATGCTGTCGGGGCTTGTTCTGCTTTTTCAGAAGCCTTGCTGAAAGCCGGGTTTGACTGTCATATTCTTACCTGTGATTATTTTCCGGAGTATCTGGTTTGGTTGAAAAATATCAAGAGAGCGATTTCTTACCAGAATAAGCCGGAGGAATGTGCGCGGCTTATCGGGGATGCGGATTTGATTTTTATGCTCGATCATAATACGACAAAGCGGGAAGGTGACCTGGAGGGTTTGGTAAAGGCTGCCAAAGCGGAGAAAGTGATTATCGATCACCATCCGGGTCCGGAAGCCGTAGACTATGTTATTTCGGATGTGCGGGTTTCTTCAACTTGTGAATTGCTTTATAAAGTAATTACGGAAATATGGGGTGTGGACGTGATCGATACGGATGTTGCGAATGCGTTGTATACGGGAATTAATACGGATACAGGAGGATTGAGTCATAATTCTTCCCGTCCGCAGACGTATCGGGTGATTGCCGATTTACTGGAGCGGGGATTGGATAAGGAATCAGTGCATCATTATCTGTATCAGATGAACAAACTTTCCCGTTTGCGTCTGATCGGGAATGCCTTGCTGAATAAATTGACGGTGCATCCGGATTATCCCGTGGCACTTATTCCGATTACGCTGGAAGAATTGAATACATACAATTACCAGGACGGTGATTTGGAAGGCTTGGTGAATATTCCGCTTTCCGTAGAGAATATATATGTTTCGGTACAGATAACCCAGCGTAAAGAAAGGGTGAAATTGTCTTTCCGTTCCAAAGGGGCTATTCCTGTCAATGAATGGGCAAAGGCTCATTTTAACGGAGGCGGACATTTGAATGCTGCCGGCGGGCAGATGGATTTGCCGCTGGACGAAGTCGTAAAGCGGGTAAATGAAACGGCTGCCTGGTTTTTCGAGACTTTTGTAGGGGCTTGA
- the guaA gene encoding glutamine-hydrolyzing GMP synthase, whose translation MQEKILILDFGSQYTQLIARRVRELNVYCEIYPYNNHPALDASVKGVILSGSPFSVRDEKAPKPDLSAMKGKLPLLGVCFGAQYLAHNFGGEVKASNKREYGRANLAYIDQESLLFKGMSMNSQVWMSHGDTIEKLPADCKVIASTADVKNAAFKVGQETTYGIQFHPEVYHSTEGKCLLYNFVVNICGCAQDWTPDSFVETTVAELKQKLGNDRVILGLSGGVDSTVAAMLLHRAIGKNLTCIFVDNGLLRKDEYKNVLENYKELGLNVVGSESADLFLGRLAGVAEPEKKRKIIGNTFIDVFDQEASKIKDAKWLGQGTIYPDVIESLSVNGPSQTIKSHHNVGGLPDYMKLQLVEPLRLLFKDEVRRVGRSLGLADKFLQRHPFPGPGLAIRILGEVTREKVALLQEADHVFISMLQEEGLYDKVWQAGVMLLPVQSVGVMGDERTYESVVALRAVESTDGMTADWCHLPYEFLARVSNRIINNVRGINRVVYDISSKPPATIEWE comes from the coding sequence ATGCAGGAAAAGATACTGATATTGGATTTCGGCTCTCAGTATACGCAGTTAATTGCGAGGAGGGTTCGTGAACTGAATGTATATTGTGAAATTTATCCTTATAACAACCATCCGGCACTGGATGCTTCGGTAAAGGGAGTCATCCTTTCGGGGAGTCCTTTTTCGGTGCGGGATGAGAAAGCGCCGAAACCTGATTTATCGGCTATGAAGGGGAAGTTACCTTTGCTCGGGGTTTGTTTCGGGGCTCAGTATCTGGCTCACAATTTCGGAGGGGAGGTGAAAGCATCGAATAAGCGGGAGTACGGCCGTGCCAATTTAGCTTATATCGATCAGGAGAGTCTGCTTTTTAAAGGTATGAGCATGAATTCTCAGGTGTGGATGTCACATGGAGATACGATTGAGAAATTACCGGCGGATTGCAAGGTGATAGCCAGTACGGCAGATGTAAAGAATGCTGCTTTTAAAGTAGGACAAGAGACGACATACGGCATACAGTTTCATCCGGAAGTATATCACAGTACGGAAGGTAAATGCCTGCTGTATAATTTTGTGGTGAATATATGCGGATGTGCGCAGGATTGGACACCGGATTCGTTTGTAGAAACTACGGTAGCCGAATTGAAGCAAAAATTGGGAAATGACCGTGTCATTCTGGGATTGTCGGGAGGTGTCGATTCTACGGTAGCGGCGATGTTGTTGCACCGGGCTATCGGTAAAAACCTGACTTGTATTTTTGTGGATAACGGTTTGCTGCGGAAAGATGAATACAAGAATGTACTGGAAAATTATAAGGAACTGGGGCTGAATGTTGTGGGCTCGGAATCCGCGGATTTATTTCTCGGCCGTTTGGCCGGAGTTGCCGAACCGGAAAAGAAACGGAAAATTATCGGTAATACGTTTATAGATGTGTTCGATCAGGAGGCTTCTAAAATTAAAGATGCAAAATGGTTGGGACAGGGGACGATTTACCCGGATGTCATTGAATCTTTGTCGGTGAACGGACCGTCACAAACGATTAAGTCACACCATAATGTAGGCGGATTGCCTGATTATATGAAGTTGCAATTGGTTGAGCCTTTGCGTTTGTTATTCAAGGATGAGGTGCGCCGTGTCGGGAGAAGTCTGGGTTTGGCGGATAAATTTTTGCAGCGTCATCCGTTCCCGGGACCGGGTTTGGCGATTCGTATTTTAGGGGAGGTTACCAGGGAGAAGGTGGCTTTGTTGCAGGAAGCCGATCATGTTTTTATTTCGATGTTGCAGGAAGAAGGCTTATATGACAAGGTATGGCAGGCCGGTGTTATGTTACTGCCGGTGCAGAGTGTGGGAGTGATGGGGGATGAGCGTACCTATGAAAGTGTGGTGGCTTTACGTGCGGTGGAATCGACGGACGGGATGACTGCCGATTGGTGTCATTTGCCTTATGAATTTCTGGCCCGGGTATCTAACCGGATTATCAATAATGTCAGAGGTATCAACCGGGTTGTTTACGATATCAGCTCGAAACCGCCCGCCACAATCGAGTGGGAGTAA
- a CDS encoding sodium-dependent transporter encodes MHKTRDSFGSKFGAIAALAGSAVGLGNIWKFPYEAGNNGGGAFLIIYIFFTLAIGLPIMLSEFALGRRGQQNAFGTFKTLAPGSKWYLFGLLSIIAAAFILSFYGTVSGWTLEYVWLAISGAFHHQTAEGIHDTFNTFISHPYKAVIWQVSFMVITGAIIVAGVKKGIERYTKMMMPVLFVIVILLGIRASTLPGAGEGLKFLFYPDFSKLTGQSVLSALGQAFFSLSLGMGVLLTYASYIRKTENLAHISLQVITTDTLVAILSGIAILPAVFSFGIDPQAGPGLVFLTLPQVFQSMPLGYFWAILFFILLTFAALTSAISLMEVVVAYLVEEKKMSRLKATITTTSGIGLLGIFCTLSFGPLQNIRFFGLSIFDTFDFVSSNILLPLGGILICIFAGWRLDKSILCDEISNEGRLKFKFFRLYAFILKYVAPICIFVILLNSMGILK; translated from the coding sequence ATGCACAAAACACGCGATAGTTTCGGTTCCAAATTCGGGGCCATAGCTGCCTTAGCCGGTTCAGCAGTAGGGTTGGGAAATATCTGGAAATTTCCTTATGAAGCAGGAAATAACGGAGGCGGTGCCTTTCTGATCATTTACATCTTTTTTACATTGGCTATCGGACTGCCGATTATGCTCAGTGAATTTGCCCTCGGACGCCGGGGACAGCAAAATGCGTTCGGCACTTTCAAAACTTTGGCTCCGGGATCAAAATGGTATCTTTTCGGATTGCTTTCGATCATAGCCGCTGCTTTCATTCTTTCTTTTTACGGTACGGTTTCCGGCTGGACACTGGAATACGTCTGGCTGGCCATTTCGGGAGCCTTTCACCACCAAACGGCGGAAGGTATCCATGACACGTTCAATACGTTCATCAGTCACCCTTACAAAGCCGTTATCTGGCAAGTAAGTTTCATGGTGATTACCGGTGCGATCATTGTTGCCGGAGTCAAAAAAGGCATAGAACGGTATACCAAAATGATGATGCCCGTACTGTTCGTCATCGTCATATTATTAGGCATCCGGGCTTCCACATTACCGGGCGCCGGCGAAGGGCTCAAATTCCTTTTCTATCCGGATTTCAGTAAACTCACCGGACAATCGGTACTTTCTGCATTGGGACAGGCTTTCTTTTCCTTATCCCTCGGTATGGGAGTACTGCTGACGTATGCCTCATACATCCGGAAAACAGAAAATCTGGCACACATTTCATTACAGGTTATTACCACAGACACCTTAGTGGCAATTTTATCCGGAATAGCTATTCTGCCTGCGGTATTTTCATTCGGTATCGATCCACAGGCCGGACCCGGACTTGTATTCCTGACTCTTCCCCAAGTATTCCAAAGTATGCCGCTGGGTTATTTCTGGGCCATTCTGTTTTTTATACTGCTGACTTTCGCCGCTCTGACTTCGGCAATCTCTCTGATGGAAGTTGTCGTAGCCTATCTGGTTGAAGAGAAAAAAATGAGCCGTCTGAAAGCGACGATTACCACCACTTCAGGCATCGGGCTGCTCGGAATCTTTTGTACTCTTTCATTCGGACCGTTGCAAAACATCCGTTTTTTCGGACTATCGATCTTCGATACGTTCGATTTTGTCAGTTCCAATATATTACTGCCCCTGGGAGGTATATTGATCTGTATTTTTGCCGGCTGGCGACTGGATAAATCCATACTCTGCGACGAAATCAGTAACGAAGGCCGTCTTAAATTTAAATTTTTCAGACTATATGCTTTTATTCTGAAATACGTCGCTCCCATCTGTATCTTTGTAATACTTCTGAACTCAATGGGAATCCTGAAATAA
- the uvrA gene encoding excinuclease ABC subunit UvrA has protein sequence MEEDEVIKIYGAREHNLKNVDLTIPRNRLTVITGLSGSGKSSLAFDTIYAEGQRRYMETFSAYARQFLGGMERPDVDKITGLSPVISIEQKTTNKNPRSTVGTTTEVYDFLRLLFARAGEAYSYVTGKRMVKYTDEQIIDLIQKDFAGKKIMLLAPVVKGRKGHYKDLFESLQKKGFLSARIDGEIREIVPGMAVDRYKIHDIEIVVDKLVVDDVDEKRLKGSVATAMKHGDGVMMVQEYGGNELKYYSRHLMCPDTGISYKEPAPHSFSFNSPHGACPKCKGLGYVTAVDMNKIVPDDSLSIYDGGILPLGKYKNGILFWQIDTVLKKHGTTLHTAIRDLPEEALTDVLYGYPGQLRLENKELGVSSNSLYTFEGIIKYITMQEENATSKKANKWAEQFVSVVKCDVCDGQRLNRESLHFRIAGKNISELAQMELTDLYEWVCRTEQELGEKQKQIAGEIFKEIRTRLKFLLDVGLEYLSLDRQSMTLSGGESQRIRLATQIGSQLVNVLYILDEPSIGLHQKDNRKLIHSLQQLRDAGNSVIVVEHDKEMMEKADYIVDMGPKAGRKGGEVMAVGTIDDIRRSDSLTAQYLNGVKAIRVPEERRKGNGKYLKLSGCTGNNLKNVDVEIPLGMLVGVTGVSGSGKSSLINGTLRPILSEKFYRAIETPLPYRSIEGIEHVDKVVVVDQSPLGRTPRSNPATYTGIFADIRKIFEKLPESQIRGYAAGRFSFNMAGGRCEECKGAGVKTIEMNFLPDVYVHCESCDGKRYNKETLEIRYKGKSIGDVLNMTINQAVEFFENVSYLQQKLKVLQEVGLGYIKLGQQCTTLSGGESQRIKLATELSKKDTGKTLYILDEPTTGLHFEDINILLEVIQRLVNKGNSVIVIEHNLDVIKVADYLIDMGPGGGKDGGKIIATGTPEDVARVKISETGKFLKEELGECL, from the coding sequence ATGGAAGAGGATGAAGTTATTAAGATATACGGTGCCCGTGAACACAATCTGAAAAACGTGGATTTGACGATTCCGCGGAATCGTCTGACGGTGATTACCGGTTTGAGCGGAAGCGGAAAATCTTCGTTGGCATTCGATACGATTTATGCCGAAGGGCAACGCCGTTATATGGAAACTTTTTCGGCATATGCCCGTCAGTTTTTGGGAGGTATGGAACGTCCGGATGTGGATAAGATTACCGGTTTGAGTCCTGTTATTTCGATCGAGCAAAAAACGACGAATAAAAATCCGCGTTCGACAGTGGGGACGACGACGGAGGTGTATGATTTCCTGCGTTTGCTTTTTGCCCGGGCGGGTGAAGCTTATTCGTATGTGACGGGGAAACGGATGGTGAAATATACGGATGAGCAAATCATCGACCTGATTCAAAAGGATTTTGCCGGTAAGAAAATAATGTTATTAGCGCCGGTGGTAAAGGGAAGAAAAGGGCATTATAAGGATTTGTTTGAAAGTCTGCAGAAAAAAGGATTTCTGTCGGCACGTATCGACGGTGAGATCCGGGAGATTGTGCCGGGAATGGCAGTAGACCGTTATAAGATACATGATATCGAGATTGTTGTCGATAAGCTGGTGGTGGATGATGTGGACGAGAAACGCCTGAAAGGATCGGTTGCTACCGCTATGAAGCACGGTGACGGGGTGATGATGGTGCAGGAGTACGGCGGGAACGAATTGAAATATTACAGTCGTCACCTGATGTGTCCCGATACCGGTATTTCTTATAAGGAACCCGCTCCGCATTCATTTTCTTTTAATTCGCCTCACGGGGCTTGTCCGAAGTGTAAAGGCTTGGGGTATGTGACGGCGGTAGATATGAATAAAATCGTGCCGGATGATTCGCTTTCGATTTACGACGGCGGAATTTTGCCTTTGGGAAAGTATAAAAACGGTATACTTTTCTGGCAGATTGATACCGTATTGAAAAAACACGGTACGACTTTACATACGGCGATCCGGGATTTGCCGGAGGAGGCTTTAACGGACGTACTTTACGGTTATCCGGGGCAGCTCCGGCTGGAAAATAAAGAGTTGGGGGTGTCTTCCAATTCTCTTTATACTTTCGAAGGGATTATCAAATACATTACCATGCAGGAGGAGAATGCAACCTCCAAGAAAGCCAATAAATGGGCGGAACAGTTTGTTTCTGTCGTTAAATGTGATGTTTGCGACGGACAACGGCTGAACCGGGAATCGCTGCATTTCCGGATTGCGGGAAAAAATATTTCCGAGTTGGCTCAAATGGAGCTGACGGATCTTTACGAGTGGGTGTGCCGGACGGAACAGGAGCTTGGAGAAAAACAGAAACAGATTGCCGGAGAAATATTCAAAGAAATCCGTACCCGTCTGAAGTTTTTGTTGGACGTTGGTTTGGAATACCTTTCCCTCGACCGTCAGTCGATGACGCTGAGCGGTGGTGAATCGCAGCGTATCCGGTTGGCAACTCAGATCGGTTCCCAATTGGTGAATGTGTTGTATATATTGGACGAGCCCAGTATCGGTTTGCATCAGAAGGATAACCGCAAGCTGATTCATTCTTTGCAGCAGTTGAGAGATGCCGGTAACTCGGTAATCGTCGTGGAGCACGATAAGGAAATGATGGAAAAAGCGGATTATATTGTGGATATGGGACCGAAGGCAGGACGGAAAGGCGGAGAAGTGATGGCTGTCGGAACAATAGACGATATTCGCAGGAGTGACAGCCTGACGGCACAATATCTGAATGGGGTTAAAGCCATCCGGGTTCCGGAAGAAAGACGGAAAGGAAACGGAAAATATTTAAAGTTGTCCGGATGTACCGGAAATAATCTGAAAAATGTGGATGTTGAGATTCCGCTCGGAATGCTGGTAGGTGTTACCGGTGTGAGCGGAAGCGGTAAATCTTCATTGATTAACGGAACTTTACGTCCGATATTGAGTGAGAAATTCTACCGGGCGATAGAAACTCCTTTGCCTTACCGTTCAATTGAAGGTATAGAGCACGTCGATAAAGTTGTCGTGGTAGATCAGAGCCCGCTGGGACGTACTCCCCGTTCGAATCCGGCTACCTATACCGGAATCTTTGCGGATATACGGAAGATTTTCGAGAAGTTGCCGGAGTCGCAGATACGGGGATATGCTGCCGGACGTTTTTCTTTCAATATGGCCGGGGGCCGGTGTGAGGAATGTAAGGGGGCCGGTGTAAAGACGATCGAGATGAATTTCCTGCCGGATGTCTACGTACATTGTGAATCCTGCGACGGTAAACGATACAACAAAGAAACGCTGGAGATACGTTATAAGGGGAAATCGATCGGAGATGTGTTGAATATGACCATTAATCAGGCCGTAGAGTTTTTCGAAAATGTCTCTTATCTACAGCAGAAATTGAAGGTGTTGCAGGAGGTCGGGTTGGGATATATCAAATTGGGACAGCAATGTACTACGCTTAGCGGCGGTGAGTCACAACGGATCAAGCTTGCCACGGAACTTTCGAAAAAAGATACCGGAAAAACCCTCTATATCCTTGATGAACCTACTACCGGACTGCATTTCGAAGATATCAATATTCTGTTGGAAGTGATCCAGCGTTTAGTGAATAAAGGCAATAGTGTCATTGTGATCGAGCATAATCTGGATGTAATCAAAGTGGCCGATTACCTGATCGATATGGGCCCCGGAGGTGGTAAGGACGGCGGAAAGATCATAGCTACGGGTACCCCGGAAGACGTTGCCCGGGTAAAGATTTCGGAAACCGGAAAGTTTTTGAAAGAAGAATTGGGGGAGTGTCTTTGA